A single Mesotoga sp. UBA6090 DNA region contains:
- a CDS encoding VIT domain-containing protein, whose protein sequence is MKGFGAMVLFVLASTTVISNGVVVPPYPVERDLGGFVMNTHNVHIKVENGIATVVIEEEFENTSKRLLEAVYLFPIPSSAVISDFTMKIGDQVLKGEVLPADQAREIYQEIVAKMKDPALLEYVGTQLIRMSIYPFEPGEKRQFLIQYSQPLEISSNSYSMIYPLKIDSFLSAPIGTVSIRVSVPFQIAEVYSPTHPFKEMIGASGRDYIFSATDFMPGSDVALVLTSSEDEIPSSLATHWDDAMNEGYFLLTIIPRLKEETIIPKDVVFVLDISGSMYGEKIEQAKRALKQVLQMLRSGDRFAIVTFDGQVHNLTGGLLDASERAVWIENVRRIQADGMTNIYDALQTSIDMFSKDDQGRFKVLLFLTDGAPTEGITDTGKIINDATPEARARNIHLFSFGVGTGVVAELLDRLVQENAGRVSYIVEGENIEGKVTDLYRTIETPALENVTISIEGSEVAKVLPTGPHSLFSGQALRLSGIYFEEGDLKVIVEGTRGGERYRYEYLFRVSKKPDSPFIAKIWAQKRIAHLANFYRYDSSLSEAAKEEVKQEIIALSKKFNIINEFTSYLIAPERVQTSTMGDRGGFSGAPAVDAVMAAKSVAEMEQDQFVEGGASDYKFVDSVGFALEGEIWIQDDEKVKTLEPISLVAYSEAYFELADRSKWVEKVFALGEKVKFIFNGILFEISDEGIESVEELNEILK, encoded by the coding sequence ATGAAGGGTTTTGGGGCAATGGTTCTTTTCGTTTTGGCTAGCACAACTGTTATTTCAAACGGGGTTGTGGTTCCGCCGTATCCGGTTGAAAGGGATTTGGGCGGATTTGTTATGAACACTCACAATGTTCATATAAAAGTCGAAAATGGAATTGCAACTGTGGTTATCGAGGAGGAATTTGAGAACACATCCAAGAGATTGCTTGAAGCGGTGTATCTCTTTCCAATACCTTCTTCGGCCGTGATTAGCGACTTCACTATGAAGATTGGAGATCAGGTTCTCAAGGGAGAAGTTCTGCCGGCCGATCAGGCACGAGAAATCTATCAGGAAATCGTCGCAAAAATGAAAGACCCGGCATTGCTCGAATACGTTGGAACTCAACTGATCCGAATGAGCATATATCCCTTTGAACCGGGAGAGAAACGCCAGTTCCTGATCCAATACAGTCAGCCTCTCGAGATTTCTTCAAATTCTTATTCGATGATCTATCCTTTGAAGATTGATAGCTTTCTCTCTGCGCCGATAGGAACTGTCAGCATTAGAGTATCGGTTCCATTTCAGATTGCAGAGGTCTATTCACCGACTCACCCGTTCAAAGAGATGATAGGCGCGTCTGGCAGGGATTACATATTTAGCGCAACTGATTTCATGCCAGGTTCGGACGTAGCCCTAGTTCTTACATCATCGGAAGACGAGATCCCTTCATCCCTCGCCACCCACTGGGATGACGCCATGAATGAAGGATACTTCCTTCTCACGATTATTCCTAGACTGAAAGAAGAAACAATAATTCCCAAGGATGTGGTCTTCGTTCTCGACATTTCCGGCTCGATGTACGGAGAGAAGATTGAACAGGCAAAAAGAGCTCTAAAGCAGGTCCTTCAGATGCTTCGCTCCGGGGACCGCTTTGCGATTGTGACTTTCGACGGCCAAGTCCACAATCTCACGGGAGGCCTGCTTGATGCTTCGGAAAGGGCTGTTTGGATAGAAAATGTAAGGCGCATTCAAGCAGATGGAATGACAAATATCTATGACGCTCTTCAGACAAGCATAGACATGTTCAGCAAGGACGACCAGGGAAGATTCAAAGTGCTCCTCTTTCTCACAGATGGGGCCCCCACTGAAGGAATTACAGACACGGGAAAGATAATCAACGATGCAACTCCCGAAGCCAGAGCCAGAAATATCCACCTGTTTTCTTTCGGAGTAGGAACGGGCGTCGTTGCTGAACTGCTGGACAGACTTGTCCAGGAAAATGCAGGAAGAGTAAGCTACATTGTCGAAGGCGAAAACATTGAAGGAAAAGTAACCGATCTATATAGAACGATCGAGACGCCGGCTCTGGAAAACGTGACTATATCTATCGAGGGATCTGAGGTCGCGAAGGTTCTCCCGACTGGGCCGCATTCTCTCTTCTCCGGACAGGCTCTAAGACTCTCCGGCATTTACTTTGAAGAGGGCGATCTGAAAGTTATCGTCGAAGGCACAAGAGGCGGGGAGAGATACAGATATGAGTATCTCTTCAGAGTTTCAAAGAAGCCTGACAGCCCATTCATTGCAAAGATCTGGGCACAGAAAAGAATTGCTCATCTTGCAAACTTCTACAGGTACGATTCCTCTCTCTCAGAAGCAGCAAAAGAAGAAGTGAAACAGGAGATCATTGCTCTTTCAAAGAAATTCAACATAATTAACGAGTTCACCTCCTACCTGATCGCCCCTGAGCGAGTACAGACCTCTACCATGGGAGACAGGGGCGGTTTCAGCGGGGCCCCCGCTGTAGATGCCGTAATGGCTGCAAAGTCTGTTGCCGAGATGGAACAAGACCAGTTTGTCGAAGGTGGAGCCTCTGACTACAAGTTTGTTGACAGTGTAGGATTTGCTCTCGAAGGAGAGATATGGATTCAGGACGATGAAAAGGTCAAGACACTTGAACCGATAAGCCTTGTTGCTTACAGCGAAGCTTATTTTGAGTTAGCCGACAGAAGCAAGTGGGTAGAAAAGGTTTTTGCGCTAGGGGAAAAAGTCAAGTTCATCTTCAATGGAATCCTTTTCGAAATTTCAGACGAAGGAATAGAGAGCGTTGAAGAGCTGAACGAAATCTTGAAGTAG